AAAATTTTTATTCACAAATAATGCTACCAAATACTGAAGGGGATAAGGAGCTTTTATTGGTTCAAATTCTCTTTGGGCCCTTTGAAGAAGCTAGGATATTAAAGGATTATACGGAAATTTTAGGTGATCAATACCGAGGGTATGTAATCCCACCTGGTAATAACAGAACAAAATTTTTTGAACCTTTTACTCAAACAGCTTACATTAAAAAACAGCAATTTTCTCTGGAACTACCAACTGATGGCACTTACTATATTGCTATATTCAGCCCTGTGGGACAACAGGGAAGATATGTTTTAACTATCGGTAAAGATGAGGAGTTTGGTCTTAAAGAATTACTTGATTATCCTAAAACATGGTTTAAGGTTAATTATTGGTTTAACCCCATCAGACCCTTTGCTATTTTAGTTTTACTAGCCCTAATTATTTTTGGGTTAGTAAAACTAATAAAAGGGCTTAAAAAAATACTTTAACCAAATAAAATTACGTCGTAATTTCAAAGAATTACGGCGTAATTTTATTTATATATGAACATACTAAATATAGCTTAAGAAAGGAGGGGGAAGGAATTGAAAATAGTAAAACCTAAAAAAGCAAATAAATCTACTAAAAAACCTCAAAAGCCTGTAGAAAAGGATCAAGAAAAGAATTTAATTCTCCCTGACTTACAAAAAAATATAAAAGTTCTAGAAGAAACTTTTGGAGATAATCTAGATTTTATTTTACGGGAAATGTTAGCAGGTAGTAAAGGAGAACTGAGTATAGCTGTAGCTTTTTTGGAGACCCTCGTAGATAAAGTTATGATAAGTGAATTTTTTTTGGAAAAATTATCTACATACAATTATGAAACAGATGTACTCCCTGAGGAAAAATTTAAGAACATCGAAAAAGTATTAAAAACTATCCCCGCTGCTTTAAATATAGAGGAAGAAGACAAATGGGAAGAAATTTTAAAATCTATAGTTGTTGGTAAAGCGGTATTTTTAATCGATGGTTACCATAAAGCCTGGATCGTAGAAGCTAGGGCGTGGAAAGAAAGGGGGATTTCAGAACCACAAAATGAAACGGTAGTTCATGGACCGAGGGAAGGTTTTGTGGAAGGTTTACAGACAAATATTGGATTACTTAGAAGAAGAATAAAAACCCATAACTTTATTGCTAAAACAGTTACAATTGGAACTACTTCCAGTAATGATGTGGTTATTTGTTATTTAAAGGGAGTGGCAGATGAAAGTTTAGTTGATGAAGTGGAAAATAAAATAAAGGCTATAAATATCGAAGGTGTTATAAGTGATAATGTGATAAATGAGTTTATTGAAGGGACTCCCATCACACCTTTTAAACTTATTTCAACTACTGAAAGGCCTGATAAAATAGCAGGTAGTTTACTTGAAGGTAGAGTTGCAATTCTAACAGAAAATAGTCCTAATGTCATGATCGTTCCTACAGTTTTTTGGCAGTTTTTTCAGTCTGCGGAAGACTATTATGAACGTTTTCCAGTTGCAGCATTTAACAGAATAATTAGAATGATTTCCTTTATTTTTGTCTTATCTTTAACTGCCTTTTATGTAGCCATAGCTACTTATCATCAAGAAATGCTACCTACACAGCTAGCTTTAACAATGTCTGCTATCCGGGGGCCTGTACCTTTTCCTACTGTAGTTGAAGCACTGCTTTTAGAACTGGTTTTAGAAGGACTCCGTGAAGCAGGTTTGAGGTTGCCTAAAGCTGCAGGTCAAGCTGTTAGTATAGTTGGGGCATTGGTAATGGGTCAGGCAGCAGTAGAAGCAGGTCTTGTTTCACCGCAACTGGTAATTATTGTAGCGGCATCGGGGGTATTTTCCTTTTTAATTCCTGATTACTCCTTTGTAATTTCATTAAGGCTACTTAAATTTCTTTTAATTATTTTAGCCAGTATTTTAGGGATATTTGGCTTAATTATGGGATTGATGGGCATATTTTTACATTTAAATGCCTTGGAAAGCTTTGGTGTTCCCTATATGTCCCCTGTGACTCCTTTCAAAAAGCGGGATATGAAAGATGTATTTATAAGGGCACCTTGGCCTCAAATGGGTAAAGAAGGGCCTAAAAAAGGTCCTCCAGAGAAAGGGGAGGAAAAAGAAAATGAAGCTGAAAATTAAAATAGT
This genomic interval from Anaerobranca californiensis DSM 14826 contains the following:
- a CDS encoding spore germination protein, which translates into the protein MKIVKPKKANKSTKKPQKPVEKDQEKNLILPDLQKNIKVLEETFGDNLDFILREMLAGSKGELSIAVAFLETLVDKVMISEFFLEKLSTYNYETDVLPEEKFKNIEKVLKTIPAALNIEEEDKWEEILKSIVVGKAVFLIDGYHKAWIVEARAWKERGISEPQNETVVHGPREGFVEGLQTNIGLLRRRIKTHNFIAKTVTIGTTSSNDVVICYLKGVADESLVDEVENKIKAINIEGVISDNVINEFIEGTPITPFKLISTTERPDKIAGSLLEGRVAILTENSPNVMIVPTVFWQFFQSAEDYYERFPVAAFNRIIRMISFIFVLSLTAFYVAIATYHQEMLPTQLALTMSAIRGPVPFPTVVEALLLELVLEGLREAGLRLPKAAGQAVSIVGALVMGQAAVEAGLVSPQLVIIVAASGVFSFLIPDYSFVISLRLLKFLLIILASILGIFGLIMGLMGIFLHLNALESFGVPYMSPVTPFKKRDMKDVFIRAPWPQMGKEGPKKGPPEKGEEKENEAEN